One window from the genome of Micromonospora aurantiaca ATCC 27029 encodes:
- a CDS encoding VOC family protein: MGAGREALTIGGLHHVEVWVPDLAAASRSWGWLLGELGWTPYQDWPAGRSWRLGATYVVLEESPALTGRTHDRCAPGLNHLAFHAGPPAAVERLVAAAGEYGWTLLFPDRHPHAGGPDSYAAYLTDGQGYEVELVAET, from the coding sequence ATGGGTGCCGGGCGGGAAGCGCTGACCATCGGCGGCCTCCATCACGTGGAGGTGTGGGTACCCGACCTGGCAGCGGCCAGTCGTTCCTGGGGCTGGCTTCTCGGCGAACTGGGCTGGACGCCGTACCAGGACTGGCCCGCCGGCCGCTCCTGGCGGCTCGGCGCCACATACGTCGTGCTGGAGGAGTCACCCGCGCTCACCGGCCGCACCCACGACAGGTGCGCGCCCGGCCTGAACCACCTGGCCTTCCACGCCGGCCCGCCGGCCGCCGTCGAACGCCTGGTCGCTGCCGCTGGAGAGTACGGCTGGACGCTGCTGTTCCCGGACCGGCACCCACACGCGGGTGGCCCGGACAGCTACGCCGCCTACCTCACCGACGGGCAGGGGTACGAGGTCGAGTTGGTCGCGGAGACGTGA
- a CDS encoding F0F1 ATP synthase subunit gamma has protein sequence MAAQVRVLRQRIRSAKGMKKITKAMELVATSRIAKAQAKVAASLPYAEAITGVLTALASNARIDHPLLTPRERVRRAGVLLVTADRGLAGGYSSNAIRTAESLIARLRADGKEPVLYVIGRKGVAFYRFRNRQIAASWTGFSEQPSFEDAREVGETLIKAFTAGADDTDNEAGADGILGVDELHIVYTEFKSLMTQNPVTRIVGPMQVEDRPRSEGLLPAYEFEPEPESLLDALLPKYINTRIFAALLESAASESAARRRAMKSATDNAEEMIEKYTREMNSARQAGITQEISEIVGGANALAASGSEV, from the coding sequence ATGGCCGCCCAGGTACGCGTTCTCCGGCAGCGGATCCGTTCCGCCAAGGGGATGAAGAAGATCACCAAGGCGATGGAGCTCGTCGCGACGAGCCGCATCGCCAAGGCCCAGGCCAAGGTGGCGGCCTCGCTGCCGTACGCCGAGGCGATCACCGGCGTGCTGACGGCGCTGGCCTCGAACGCGCGGATCGACCACCCGCTGCTCACCCCGCGCGAGCGGGTGCGGCGGGCGGGCGTCCTGCTGGTCACCGCCGACCGGGGCCTGGCCGGTGGCTACAGCTCGAACGCGATCCGGACCGCCGAGTCGCTGATCGCCCGCCTGCGTGCCGACGGCAAGGAGCCCGTGCTCTACGTCATCGGCCGCAAGGGCGTGGCGTTCTACCGGTTCCGCAACCGGCAGATCGCCGCCAGCTGGACGGGTTTCTCCGAGCAGCCGTCGTTCGAGGACGCCCGCGAGGTCGGTGAGACGCTGATCAAGGCGTTCACCGCCGGCGCGGACGACACCGACAACGAGGCCGGCGCCGACGGGATCCTCGGCGTGGACGAGCTGCACATCGTCTACACCGAGTTCAAGTCCCTGATGACGCAGAACCCGGTGACCCGGATCGTCGGTCCGATGCAGGTCGAGGACCGGCCCCGGTCCGAGGGCCTGCTGCCGGCGTACGAGTTCGAGCCGGAGCCGGAGTCGCTGCTCGACGCCCTGCTGCCGAAGTACATCAACACGCGGATCTTCGCGGCGTTGCTGGAGTCGGCGGCCAGTGAGTCGGCCGCCCGTCGGCGGGCGATGAAGAGCGCCACCGACAACGCCGAAGAGATGATCGAGAAGTACACGCGTGAGATGAACTCGGCTCGTCAGGCCGGCATCACCCAGGAGATCAGTGAGATCGTCGGCGGCGCGAACGCGCTGGCCGCGTCGGGAAGTGAAGTGTGA
- a CDS encoding DUF2550 domain-containing protein, with protein MEIVEGIGIGVAIVVVALLILFIRRALFTRSGGIIRLSVRVNTILDGRGWSPGFGRFVGDELRWYRMFSFALRPKRVLSRKGLAVERRRLPEGQERMSMPAEWVILRCTSHHAPIEIAMARSTVTGFLSWLEAAPPGAASPRLASQDWPAA; from the coding sequence ATGGAGATCGTCGAAGGGATCGGAATCGGCGTCGCGATCGTCGTCGTCGCGCTTCTGATCCTCTTCATCCGGCGGGCCCTGTTCACGCGTAGCGGTGGCATCATCCGGCTGAGCGTCCGGGTCAACACGATCCTCGACGGTCGTGGCTGGTCACCCGGGTTCGGTCGCTTCGTGGGCGACGAACTCCGCTGGTACCGCATGTTCAGCTTCGCGCTGCGCCCCAAGCGGGTGCTCTCCCGCAAGGGGCTGGCGGTCGAGCGCCGCCGGCTGCCCGAGGGGCAGGAGCGCATGTCGATGCCCGCCGAGTGGGTGATCCTGCGCTGTACCAGCCACCACGCGCCGATCGAGATCGCCATGGCGCGATCCACGGTCACCGGATTCCTGTCCTGGCTCGAGGCCGCCCCACCCGGGGCGGCCTCGCCGCGTCTGGCCTCCCAGGACTGGCCCGCCGCCTGA
- a CDS encoding F0F1 ATP synthase subunit epsilon has protein sequence MAQQLHVELVAVEEKVWTGEAEMVVARTTEGELGVLPGHAPLLGQLAEPSQVRIKQAGGQQIAYDVAGGFLSVTGEGVTVLAESATPATPAR, from the coding sequence GTGGCACAGCAGCTTCACGTCGAGCTCGTAGCCGTCGAGGAGAAGGTCTGGACCGGCGAGGCCGAGATGGTCGTCGCCCGGACGACCGAGGGTGAGCTCGGTGTGCTGCCTGGGCACGCACCGCTGCTCGGCCAGCTCGCCGAACCCAGCCAGGTACGCATCAAGCAGGCCGGTGGCCAGCAGATCGCGTACGACGTGGCCGGCGGCTTCCTGTCGGTGACCGGTGAGGGCGTCACAGTCCTCGCCGAGAGCGCAACCCCCGCCACCCCGGCCCGCTGA
- the atpA gene encoding F0F1 ATP synthase subunit alpha, producing MAELTISTEEIRGALERYVSSYTADVSREEVGTVADAGDGIAHVEGLPSTMTNELLEFEDGTLGVALNLDVREIGVVVLGDFGGIEEGQRVKRTGRVLSVPVGDAFLGRVVNALGEPIDGLGDIANEGFRELELQAPNVMSRKSVDEPLQTGIKAVDAMTPIGRGQRQLIIGDRKTGKTTVALDTILNQRENWRSGDPKKQVRCIYVAIGQKASTIASIKGTLEEAGAMEYTTIVASPASDPAGFKYLAPYTGSSIGQHWMYGGKHVLIVFDDLSKQAEAYRAVSLLLRRPPGREAYPGDVFYLHSRLLERCAKLSDELGGGSMTGLPIIETKANDISAFIPTNVISITDGQIFLETDLFNQGVRPAINVGTSVSRVGGAAQVKPMKKVAGSLRLNLAQYRELEAFAAFASDLDRASRAQLDRGSRLVELLKQPNYSPYPVQEQVVSVWAGTEGKLDDVPVGEVRRFESEFLQYLRHKHEGVLAGIADNKWDDEIISSLDSAISEFKQVFLGKEDEVRVNDAPAKPLEGEETRETVTRFRDGTTDRPAES from the coding sequence ATGGCCGAGCTGACCATCTCGACGGAGGAGATCCGCGGCGCCCTGGAGCGCTACGTCTCCTCCTACACGGCCGACGTCTCCCGCGAGGAGGTCGGCACCGTCGCCGACGCCGGTGACGGCATCGCCCACGTCGAGGGTCTCCCCTCGACCATGACCAACGAGCTCCTGGAGTTCGAGGACGGCACGCTCGGCGTGGCGCTGAACCTCGACGTCCGGGAGATCGGTGTCGTCGTCCTCGGTGACTTCGGCGGGATCGAAGAGGGTCAGCGCGTCAAGCGCACCGGCCGGGTGCTCTCCGTGCCCGTCGGCGACGCGTTCCTCGGCCGCGTGGTGAACGCGCTCGGCGAGCCGATCGACGGCCTCGGCGACATCGCCAACGAGGGCTTCCGCGAGCTGGAGCTCCAGGCCCCGAACGTGATGTCCCGCAAGTCGGTCGACGAGCCGCTGCAGACGGGCATCAAGGCCGTCGACGCGATGACCCCGATCGGCCGTGGCCAGCGCCAGCTGATCATCGGTGACCGCAAGACCGGCAAGACCACTGTCGCCCTGGACACCATCCTCAACCAGCGCGAGAACTGGCGCTCCGGCGACCCGAAGAAGCAGGTCCGCTGCATCTACGTCGCGATCGGCCAGAAGGCCTCCACCATCGCCTCCATCAAGGGGACGCTGGAGGAGGCGGGCGCGATGGAGTACACCACCATCGTCGCCTCCCCGGCCTCCGACCCGGCCGGCTTCAAGTACCTCGCCCCCTACACCGGCTCGTCCATCGGGCAGCACTGGATGTACGGCGGCAAGCACGTCCTGATCGTCTTCGACGACCTGAGCAAGCAGGCCGAGGCGTACCGCGCCGTGTCGCTGCTGCTGCGCCGCCCGCCGGGCCGCGAGGCCTACCCGGGTGACGTCTTCTACCTGCACTCGCGTCTGCTGGAGCGCTGCGCCAAGCTCTCCGACGAGCTGGGCGGCGGCTCGATGACCGGTCTGCCGATCATCGAGACCAAGGCGAACGACATCTCGGCGTTCATCCCGACCAACGTCATCTCCATCACCGACGGCCAGATCTTCCTCGAGACCGACCTGTTCAACCAGGGCGTCCGGCCGGCCATCAACGTCGGCACCTCGGTCTCCCGGGTCGGTGGCGCCGCGCAGGTGAAGCCGATGAAGAAGGTCGCCGGCTCGCTGCGGCTGAACCTGGCCCAGTACCGCGAGCTGGAGGCGTTCGCCGCCTTCGCCTCCGACCTGGACCGGGCCTCCCGCGCCCAGCTGGACCGGGGTTCCCGCCTGGTCGAGCTGCTCAAGCAGCCGAACTACTCGCCGTACCCGGTGCAGGAGCAGGTCGTCTCCGTCTGGGCCGGCACCGAGGGCAAGCTGGACGACGTCCCGGTCGGCGAGGTCCGCCGCTTCGAGTCCGAGTTCCTCCAGTACCTCCGCCACAAGCACGAGGGCGTCCTGGCCGGAATCGCCGACAACAAGTGGGACGACGAGATCATCTCCTCGCTCGACTCCGCGATCAGTGAGTTCAAGCAGGTCTTCCTGGGCAAGGAGGACGAGGTCCGGGTCAACGACGCGCCGGCCAAGCCGCTGGAGGGCGAGGAGACCCGCGAGACGGTGACCCGCTTCCGCGACGGCACCACCGACCGCCCGGCCGAGAGCTGA
- a CDS encoding 3-hydroxyacyl-CoA dehydrogenase family protein, with product MAGRLAVVGAGLMGSGIAQVAAQAGWQVTLRDIDDAATKRGVDGIRKSLTKFAEKGKIEASDVEATLGRITPTTDLEAAADADIVVEAVFEKIEIKHEVFRALDKICKADAVLATNTSAIPVTQIATATERPESVVGTHFFSPVPMMKLCELVRGYKTSDATMETVKSFAEEIGKTVVVVNRDIAGFVTTRLICALAMEAVKLVESGVISAEDLDTACKLGFGHAMGPLATVDLTGVDVLLNATRNIYTDTADEKFFPPELLQRMATAGDLGRKTGQGFYSY from the coding sequence ATGGCGGGTCGACTCGCGGTCGTCGGTGCCGGGCTGATGGGCTCGGGCATCGCCCAGGTGGCGGCGCAGGCGGGCTGGCAGGTGACGCTGCGCGACATCGACGACGCGGCCACGAAGCGCGGTGTGGACGGCATCCGGAAGTCGCTGACGAAGTTCGCCGAGAAGGGCAAGATCGAGGCGTCCGACGTCGAGGCGACGCTGGGCCGGATCACCCCGACCACCGACCTGGAGGCCGCCGCCGACGCGGACATCGTGGTCGAGGCGGTCTTCGAGAAGATCGAGATCAAGCACGAGGTGTTCCGCGCGCTCGACAAGATCTGCAAGGCGGACGCGGTGCTCGCCACCAACACGTCGGCCATCCCGGTGACCCAGATCGCCACCGCCACCGAGCGCCCGGAGTCGGTCGTCGGCACGCACTTCTTCTCGCCGGTGCCGATGATGAAGCTCTGCGAGTTGGTACGCGGCTACAAGACCAGCGACGCGACCATGGAGACGGTCAAGTCGTTCGCCGAGGAGATCGGCAAGACCGTCGTGGTGGTCAACCGGGACATCGCCGGCTTCGTCACCACCCGGCTGATCTGCGCGCTGGCGATGGAGGCGGTCAAGCTCGTCGAGTCCGGCGTGATCTCCGCCGAGGACCTGGACACCGCCTGCAAGCTGGGCTTCGGCCACGCCATGGGCCCGCTCGCGACGGTCGACCTGACCGGCGTGGACGTGCTGCTCAACGCCACCCGCAACATCTACACCGACACCGCCGACGAGAAGTTCTTCCCGCCGGAGCTGCTCCAGCGCATGGCGACCGCCGGCGACCTGGGCCGCAAGACCGGCCAGGGCTTCTACTCGTACTGA
- the murA gene encoding UDP-N-acetylglucosamine 1-carboxyvinyltransferase has protein sequence MTHSLRIPDLTIPARPSPVGPGDAGDPAVNDVDVIRVRGDARLAGTVHVVGAKNSALKLMAAALLAPGRSLITNVPRITDIAIMGEVLRRLGCGVRFGPDDPVDPMVAHGGVERSRSVLIDVPERPGAEADYDLVRRLRASICVLGPLLARRGYVRVAHPGGDAIGSRGLDMHIAGLARMGAEISGEHGFVIAEAPGGLHGADIVLDFPSVGATENLVMAAVLARGATTIDNAAREPEIVDICTMLNRMGARIEGAGTSTLHIVGVPELRPVRHATVGDRIVAGTWAFAAAMTRGDVTVTGLDPAYLEVALDKLVAAGGLVETRGDAFRVRMDDRPRAVDVVTLPYPGFATDLLPMAIGLAAVSEGGSLITENIFDGRFMFANEMMRLGAEIRTDGHHALVCGRERLSGAPVRATDIRAGAGLIIAGLCADGLTEVSHVHHVDRGYPDFVADLRALGVEVERGTAPEEPDLAI, from the coding sequence ATGACGCACAGCCTACGGATACCGGACCTGACCATCCCGGCCCGGCCGAGCCCGGTGGGGCCGGGGGACGCGGGAGATCCGGCGGTCAACGACGTCGACGTCATCCGGGTACGCGGTGACGCCCGGCTCGCCGGCACCGTGCACGTGGTGGGTGCGAAGAACTCCGCGCTGAAGCTGATGGCCGCCGCGCTGCTCGCGCCCGGCCGCAGCCTGATCACCAACGTGCCCCGGATCACCGACATCGCGATCATGGGCGAGGTGCTGCGGCGGCTCGGTTGCGGCGTACGGTTCGGGCCGGACGACCCGGTCGACCCGATGGTGGCGCACGGCGGTGTGGAGCGGTCCCGGTCGGTGCTCATCGACGTGCCGGAGCGGCCCGGCGCGGAAGCCGACTACGACCTGGTGCGGCGGCTGCGCGCGTCGATCTGCGTACTCGGCCCGCTGCTGGCCCGCCGGGGGTACGTCCGGGTGGCCCACCCGGGCGGCGACGCCATCGGCTCGCGCGGTCTGGACATGCACATCGCCGGGCTGGCCCGGATGGGCGCGGAGATCTCCGGTGAGCACGGCTTCGTCATCGCCGAGGCGCCGGGCGGGCTGCACGGCGCCGACATCGTGCTGGACTTCCCGAGCGTGGGCGCGACCGAGAACCTGGTCATGGCGGCGGTGCTGGCCCGGGGCGCCACGACGATCGACAACGCGGCCCGGGAGCCGGAGATCGTCGACATCTGCACGATGCTGAACCGGATGGGCGCGCGGATCGAGGGGGCCGGCACGTCGACGCTGCACATCGTCGGCGTACCCGAGCTGCGGCCGGTCCGGCACGCCACGGTGGGGGACCGGATCGTGGCCGGCACGTGGGCGTTCGCCGCCGCGATGACCCGCGGCGACGTGACGGTGACCGGCCTGGACCCGGCGTACCTGGAGGTCGCGCTGGACAAGCTGGTCGCGGCCGGCGGCCTGGTGGAGACGCGAGGCGACGCCTTCCGGGTACGCATGGACGACCGCCCGAGGGCGGTCGACGTGGTCACGCTGCCCTACCCGGGCTTCGCCACCGACCTGCTGCCGATGGCGATCGGGCTGGCGGCGGTCAGCGAGGGCGGCTCGCTGATCACCGAGAACATCTTCGACGGCCGGTTCATGTTCGCCAACGAGATGATGCGGCTGGGCGCGGAGATCCGTACCGACGGTCACCACGCCCTGGTGTGCGGCCGGGAGCGGCTGTCCGGCGCCCCGGTACGCGCCACCGACATCCGGGCCGGTGCCGGCCTGATCATCGCCGGGCTCTGCGCCGACGGCCTCACCGAGGTCTCGCACGTGCACCACGTCGACAGGGGCTATCCGGACTTCGTGGCCGACCTGCGGGCGCTCGGCGTCGAGGTGGAGCGCGGCACCGCGCCGGAGGAGCCGGACCTGGCCATCTGA
- the atpD gene encoding F0F1 ATP synthase subunit beta, translating to MTVSAVETKTATGRVVRVIGPVVDAEFPRDAMPGLFNALHVDVTLSGGEKTLTLEVAQHLGDNLIRAISMQPTDGLVRGTEVRDTGAPISVPVGDAVKGHVFNAIGECLNLTEGETIQADDRWGIHRKAPAFADLEPKTEMLETGIKVIDLLAPYVKGGKIGLFGGAGVGKTVLIQEMITRVARNFGGTSVFAGVGERTREGNDLIAEMTESGVIDKTALVYGQMDEPPGTRLRVALSALTMAEYFRDVKKQEVLLFIDNIFRFTQAGSEVSTLLGRMPSAVGYQPTLADEMGELQERITSVRGQAITSMQAIYVPADDYTDPAPATTFAHLDATTNLERSISDKGIYPAVDPLASSSRILAPEFVGEEHFAVATEVKRILQRYKDLQDIIAILGIEELSEEDKLTVGRARRIERFLSQNTYAAEQFTGVPGSTVPIAETIDAFRRISEGEFDHFPEQAFFMCGGLDDLRAKAKELMGEEG from the coding sequence ATGACTGTATCCGCAGTTGAGACCAAGACGGCCACGGGTCGCGTGGTCCGGGTCATCGGCCCGGTCGTCGACGCCGAGTTCCCGCGCGACGCCATGCCGGGGCTGTTCAACGCCCTGCACGTCGACGTGACCCTCTCCGGCGGTGAGAAGACGCTGACCCTGGAGGTCGCCCAGCACCTGGGTGACAACCTGATCCGCGCCATCTCGATGCAGCCGACCGACGGCCTGGTCCGCGGCACCGAGGTGCGCGACACCGGCGCGCCGATCAGCGTGCCGGTGGGCGACGCGGTCAAGGGCCACGTGTTCAACGCGATCGGCGAGTGCCTCAACCTCACCGAGGGCGAGACCATCCAGGCCGACGACCGGTGGGGCATCCACCGCAAGGCCCCGGCCTTCGCCGACCTGGAGCCGAAGACCGAGATGCTGGAGACCGGCATCAAGGTCATCGACCTGCTCGCCCCGTACGTCAAGGGCGGCAAGATCGGCCTGTTCGGCGGCGCGGGCGTGGGCAAGACGGTGCTCATCCAGGAGATGATCACCCGTGTCGCCCGCAACTTCGGTGGTACCTCGGTCTTCGCCGGCGTGGGTGAGCGCACCCGCGAGGGCAACGACCTCATCGCCGAGATGACCGAGTCGGGCGTCATCGACAAGACCGCGCTGGTCTACGGCCAGATGGACGAGCCGCCGGGCACCCGCCTGCGGGTCGCGCTGTCCGCGCTGACCATGGCGGAGTACTTCCGTGACGTGAAGAAGCAGGAGGTGCTGCTCTTCATCGACAACATCTTCCGCTTCACCCAGGCCGGTTCCGAGGTCTCCACGCTGCTCGGCCGCATGCCGAGCGCCGTGGGTTACCAGCCGACCCTGGCCGACGAGATGGGCGAGCTCCAGGAGCGGATCACCTCCGTCCGGGGCCAGGCCATCACCTCGATGCAGGCGATCTACGTGCCCGCCGACGACTACACCGACCCGGCGCCGGCCACCACGTTCGCCCACCTCGACGCGACCACCAACCTGGAGCGGTCGATCTCCGACAAGGGCATCTACCCGGCCGTGGACCCGCTGGCGTCCTCGTCCCGGATCCTCGCCCCGGAGTTCGTCGGCGAGGAGCACTTCGCCGTCGCCACCGAGGTGAAGCGGATCCTGCAGCGCTACAAGGACCTGCAGGACATCATCGCCATCCTCGGTATCGAGGAGCTCTCCGAGGAGGACAAGCTCACCGTCGGCCGCGCCCGCCGGATCGAGCGGTTCCTCTCGCAGAACACGTACGCGGCGGAGCAGTTCACCGGCGTGCCCGGCTCGACGGTCCCGATCGCCGAGACCATCGACGCCTTCCGCCGGATCAGCGAGGGGGAGTTCGACCACTTCCCGGAGCAGGCGTTCTTCATGTGCGGCGGCCTGGACGACCTGCGGGCCAAGGCCAAGGAGCTGATGGGCGAGGAGGGCTGA
- a CDS encoding alpha/beta hydrolase gives MASTLTRRTLLGAAAGVAGAAVVGGLAARQLSGPRPGPAPALPDAPAGDERLIRIASGARGREVDFWTAVPDGYGDGRGLPVCLVLHGASATPRDYGRFGLARFLTDAVRRGAPPFALAGATGGRLSWRAAGDDDPQRMVREEVPTWCARRGFDSSRLAVWGWSMGGFGALLLAETYPKWLRMTAAFSPAVSAGDAVFTGVERLRGTPVGLWCGRQDNFLKDVRALARALPEEPVRAAWADGRHNFGYWGTVIPDAFALIGAALNPPRT, from the coding sequence ATGGCATCGACGCTGACCCGGCGTACCCTGCTCGGCGCCGCCGCCGGCGTGGCCGGCGCCGCGGTGGTCGGCGGCCTGGCCGCCCGGCAGCTCTCCGGCCCTCGCCCGGGACCGGCACCGGCCCTGCCGGACGCGCCGGCCGGCGACGAACGGCTCATCCGCATCGCGTCCGGCGCGCGCGGCCGCGAGGTGGACTTCTGGACGGCCGTGCCCGACGGGTACGGCGACGGCCGCGGCCTGCCCGTCTGCCTGGTGCTGCACGGCGCATCGGCCACCCCGCGCGACTACGGCCGGTTCGGGCTGGCCCGCTTCCTCACCGACGCGGTACGCCGCGGCGCCCCACCGTTCGCGCTCGCGGGCGCCACCGGCGGGCGGCTGTCCTGGCGCGCCGCCGGTGACGACGACCCGCAGCGGATGGTGCGCGAGGAGGTGCCCACCTGGTGCGCCCGGCGCGGGTTCGACAGCAGCCGGCTGGCCGTGTGGGGCTGGTCGATGGGCGGCTTCGGCGCGTTGCTGCTCGCCGAGACGTACCCGAAGTGGCTGCGGATGACCGCGGCCTTCTCCCCCGCGGTCAGCGCCGGCGACGCGGTCTTCACCGGCGTGGAGAGGCTGCGCGGCACCCCGGTCGGGCTCTGGTGCGGGCGGCAGGACAATTTCCTGAAGGACGTGCGCGCGCTGGCCCGGGCGCTGCCCGAGGAGCCGGTACGCGCCGCCTGGGCCGACGGGCGGCACAACTTCGGCTACTGGGGCACAGTCATCCCGGACGCGTTCGCGCTGATCGGCGCCGCGCTCAACCCGCCCCGGACGTGA
- a CDS encoding LCP family protein, with protein MLVGGKGGADRGKRSMWRGVPRWARVCTILGIVMVVLSGSVLIGSRALVARYEGSVGKADLFGDQAAGANEKKSDIKGPLNILLVGVDPRTATARPLADSIMVLHVPATMDRGYLFSLPRDLRVDIPEFPKADYSGANDRLNAAMSHGSNVPGQNPSTPQGFELLANTVQEVTGIKRFDAGAIINFSGFKKIVDAMGGVDMYIEREVRSEHLQPDGTPRQLKPGGGGYLGPQAVYKKGNAHLKGWQALDYVRQRYPKNGVPDADYGRQRHQQQFVKAMVSQAFSADVVANPVKLDRVLRAAGKSLVFNGRGNSVVDFGLALKDIRPEAIETIKLPGGPIGTGSNYRGEQLLEPAEDFFTALRTEQLDAFLLEHPDFKQKTK; from the coding sequence ATGCTCGTGGGCGGTAAGGGCGGCGCGGATCGCGGGAAGCGGTCCATGTGGCGCGGCGTGCCCCGGTGGGCCCGCGTCTGCACGATCCTGGGCATCGTCATGGTGGTGCTCAGCGGCTCCGTGCTGATCGGCTCGCGCGCCCTCGTCGCCCGCTACGAGGGATCGGTGGGCAAGGCCGACCTCTTCGGTGACCAGGCCGCCGGCGCCAACGAGAAGAAGAGCGACATCAAGGGCCCGCTCAACATCCTGCTCGTCGGCGTGGACCCCCGGACCGCGACCGCCCGCCCGCTCGCCGACTCGATCATGGTCCTGCACGTGCCCGCCACCATGGACCGCGGCTACCTCTTCTCGCTGCCGCGTGACCTGCGGGTAGACATCCCGGAGTTCCCCAAGGCCGACTACTCGGGCGCCAACGACCGGCTCAACGCGGCCATGTCGCACGGCAGCAACGTGCCGGGGCAGAACCCCAGCACCCCGCAGGGCTTCGAGCTGCTCGCCAACACCGTGCAGGAGGTCACCGGCATCAAGCGCTTCGACGCCGGTGCGATCATCAACTTCAGCGGGTTCAAGAAGATCGTCGACGCCATGGGCGGCGTCGACATGTACATCGAGCGGGAGGTGCGCTCGGAGCACCTCCAGCCGGACGGCACGCCGCGCCAGCTCAAGCCCGGCGGTGGTGGCTACCTCGGGCCGCAGGCCGTGTACAAGAAGGGCAACGCCCACCTCAAGGGCTGGCAGGCGCTGGACTACGTCCGGCAGCGCTACCCGAAGAACGGCGTGCCGGACGCCGACTACGGCCGGCAGCGGCACCAGCAGCAGTTCGTCAAGGCGATGGTGAGCCAGGCGTTCAGCGCCGACGTGGTGGCCAACCCGGTCAAGCTGGACCGGGTGCTGCGCGCCGCCGGGAAGTCGCTGGTGTTCAACGGCCGCGGCAACAGCGTGGTCGACTTCGGGCTGGCCCTGAAGGACATCCGGCCCGAGGCGATCGAGACGATCAAGCTGCCGGGCGGCCCGATCGGGACCGGCAGCAACTACCGGGGTGAGCAACTGCTCGAACCGGCGGAGGACTTCTTCACCGCCCTGCGTACCGAACAGCTCGACGCATTCCTGCTGGAGCACCCCGACTTCAAGCAGAAGACCAAGTAG
- a CDS encoding cob(I)yrinic acid a,c-diamide adenosyltransferase: MAVHLTRIYTKAGDAGMTRLSNNEQVPKTDPRIAAYADVDECNASIGVALALGQLPDELRAVLESVQNDMFDVGADLATPVEPDPKYPPLRVTEEYVERLEGWCDEYNARLSKLDSFILPGGTAGAALLHVARTTARRAERAAWALVTHDPDRTSPLPAKYLNRLSDLLFILSRTANPDGDVLWVPGGKR, encoded by the coding sequence ATGGCCGTCCACCTCACGCGCATCTACACCAAGGCCGGCGACGCCGGCATGACCAGGCTGAGCAACAACGAGCAGGTGCCGAAGACCGATCCGCGCATCGCCGCGTACGCGGACGTGGACGAGTGCAACGCCTCGATCGGCGTCGCGCTCGCCCTGGGGCAGCTCCCGGACGAGCTGCGGGCCGTGCTGGAATCCGTGCAGAACGACATGTTCGACGTCGGCGCGGACCTGGCGACGCCTGTGGAGCCGGATCCGAAGTACCCGCCGCTGCGGGTGACCGAGGAGTACGTCGAGCGCCTCGAGGGCTGGTGCGACGAGTACAACGCGCGCCTGAGCAAGCTCGACTCCTTCATCCTCCCCGGCGGCACCGCGGGCGCGGCACTGCTGCACGTGGCACGGACGACCGCCCGGCGCGCCGAGCGTGCGGCATGGGCGCTGGTCACACACGACCCCGATCGGACCAGTCCCCTCCCGGCAAAGTATCTCAACCGGCTCTCCGATTTGCTCTTTATCCTGTCAAGAACGGCAAATCCGGACGGCGACGTGCTATGGGTGCCGGGCGGGAAGCGCTGA